A genomic segment from Bacillus rossius redtenbacheri isolate Brsri chromosome 5, Brsri_v3, whole genome shotgun sequence encodes:
- the LOC134531708 gene encoding uncharacterized protein LOC134531708 isoform X2, with amino-acid sequence MEQPDDPKPKRKRNATSKKLDCPAVIIVRRVRVYPELSSTGSKRDKCGVIRKLKVALKEKSSLVSFLRFYIKASSGDTHNHPITTKANCQKSQKHSSTTISRCCKQKIHPELVTEIKKLVEQGITATRDVKLLLDQYVQTKFSGDNVPRKPSKAFSPEEYVINAHVYSVIFSKKRDQIDQEALQQTINEWKNQYSDDLFFYRPYEFMPNGDVPTLLFCHQTKWQQKLLLRYGRMCLLDAAYKTMNYGLPLFFLAVKTNVGYSVVGTFVVQSESTTLIKEALNIFKEWLPEWQPEFWVTDSNDIEIIAVETTFHGSTVYLDAFHREQAWLSWVRESGNVTPGDEEKILSMWRTIAASTDESEIDSNVEKMNTSNIIQQNPHIYHYFATIWLPEAHRWVQALIDKEFDRIVHISNGFESQNEDLEHFYLCYNVEKSLTAMLKTIINSYLPDGYRKYCLNNSSFNVLYSDVPSYLINRPQHFVKHVLKRIIAAHSDFCKDSITEVSEGIFAVQSSTDKTKFYCVDFNAATCNCTDFMTFRYPCKHMCAIFEFLPAWSFLRLNSLYTNSPYITIDLDNDYTVTGVVNTSSPVAQTSKNDWTDKTQPTCDMTEEHGVETSQPTTADTYNLNEEHTVEFVTVHPSSTVDSCDLTEEYTVEIATSQPSSTCGILLAQQNFRNTYKSLIDLSYVCSDEQFLIEKTTLLLEIHKQMQEKTKSCSRLPLQN; translated from the coding sequence GTGATACGGAAGCTCAAAGTAGCACTGAAAGAAAAGTCTTCATTAGTCAGCTTCCTTCGCTTCTACATAAAAGCTAGTTCTGGAGATACTCATAACCATCCCATAACAACAAAAGCCAATTGTCAGAAGAGTCAAAAACATTCCTCAACAACAATCTCACGGTGCTGCAAGCAAAAAATTCATCCAGAGCTTGTGACCGAAATTAAAAAACTAGTAGAACAAGGGATCACGGCTACAAGGGATGTGAAATTGCTACTCGATCAGTATGTGCAAACAAAATTTTCTGGTGACAATGTGCCAAGGAAGCCTAGTAAAGCATTTTCCCCAGAAGAATATGTAATTAATGCACATGTGTACAGTGTTATATTTTCAAAGAAAAGAGATCAAATTGATCAGGAAGCATTGCAGCAAACCATCAATGAATGGAAAAATCAATATAGTgatgacctttttttttatcggcctTATGAATTTATGCCTAATGGGGATGTGCCAACTTTATTGTTTTGTCATCAAACAAAGTGGCAACAGAAGTTGCTTTTGCGGTATGGTAGAATGTGTCTACTAGATGCTGCCTACAAAACCATGAACTATGGTTTGCCACTGTTCTTTTTAGCAGTAAAGACCAATGTGGGCTACAGTGTTGTTGGTACTTTTGTTGTGCAGTCTGAAAGCACAACATTAATAAAAGAAGCTTTAAACATATTCAAAGAATGGCTTCCTGAATGGCAACCAGAATTTTGGGTAACTGATTCCAATGATATTGAAATAATTGCAGTTGAAACCACCTTCCATGGAAGCACAGTATATTTAGATGCATTTCACAGAGAGCAAGCCTGGTTAAGTTGGGTAAGAGAGAGTGGTAACGTAACACCTGGTGATGAAGAAAAGATTTTAAGTATGTGGCGCACTATAGCAGCTTCAACAGATGAGAGTGAGATTGACTCCAATGTTGAAAAAATGAACACCAGTAACATCATACAACAAAATCCACACATATACCACTATTTTGCTACAATTTGGCTACCTGAAGCGCACAGGTGGGTACAGGCCTTGATTGACAAAGAATTTGATAGAATTGTTCATATAAGTAATGGTTTTGAAAGTCAAAATGAAGATCTAGAgcatttttatttgtgttacaatgTTGAAAAATCCCTCACTGCAATGCTCAAAACCATTATAAACAGCTATTTGCCAGATGGATACAGAAAATATTGCTTGAATAATTCTTCTTTCAATGTATTATATTCAGATGTACCATCATATCTGATAAACCGACCACAGCACTTTGTAAAACATGTTCTGAAAAGAATAATTGCTGCTCACTCTGACTTCTGCAAGGACTCCATTACAGAAGTTTCAGAGGGCATTTTTGCCGTTCAGAGTTCCacagataaaacaaaattttactgtGTTGATTTTAATGCTGCTACCTGCAATTGCACTGACTTCATGACTTTTAGATATCCTTGCAAACACATGTGtgcaatatttgaatttttaccGGCTTGGAGTTTTCTTCGCCTGAACTCTCTGTATACAAACAGTCCATACATCACAATTGATTTAGATAATGACTACACTGTGACAGGAGTTGTAAATACTTCTTCACCAGTAGCCCAGACCTCAAAAAATGATTGGACAGATAAAACTCAACCAACCTGTGACATGACTGAAGAACACGGCGTAGAAACTAGTCAACCAACAACTGCGGACACCTACAACCTTAATGAAGAACATACTGTAGAATTTGTAACCGTCCATCCATCATCAACTGTGGACAGCTGTGACCTGACTGAAGAGTACACAGTGGAAATTGCAACCAGTCAACCATCATCAACTTGTGGCATCTTATTAGCACAGCAAAATTTTCGAAATACATACAAAAGTTTAATTGATCTTTCATATGTCTGTAGTGATGAACAGTTTTTGATTGAAAAAACAACACTTCTACTTGAAATACATAAACAGATgcaggaaaaaacaaaaagttgcTCCAGGTTACCTCTCCAAAACTAA